One Ilumatobacter coccineus YM16-304 genomic window, CGCGCGAGGCGCTCGGTTTCTGCGACGACGGCGACCACACCGGCACCCGACGGCGCTGCGTCGCCGTGACACGGCAACGCAGCACGGGGACGCGGCCGGTCACGACGACGGTGACCACAGCACGGCATCGGGCACACCCTCGGGCGCCCGCTGCTCGTCGAGGTCGATCGAGAACTGCGCATCGACGCCGGGTCGGATCCGTTCGATCTCGTACACCACGACGGCCACGACCGCCTCGTCGCCGGAGCCCGAGCCCGAGCCAGAGTCAGCGCTCGCTGCCTCGTCCGATCGCCAGACCATCACCATCGAGATGTCGGTGATGTCGTCCAGGGCGCTCGACCTGATGCGACCGGTCAGCTCGTCACCGTCACGGCGCACGGCTCGGGTACTGAGCAGCGCGTCGAGCGCGAGATCGTCGGACGGGACACCCACCGTGATGTCGAAGTCGAGGCGCGTCGGCGCACGATCGGGATCGACGAGACGACCTGCGGCGGTACTCGGCACGAGCGAGTTCACCCCGTCGAGCGTGCGGACGAACGTGTCGACCACCTCGTCGCGATCGTCGAGCAGGGTGACCTCGACCTCGACGCCGCTGCGAGTCGGACCCGTGCTCGGCACGAGCACGCTCAGGCCCCAGTCGAACACGCCGTCGCCGCGGTCGAGCAACCAGACCTCGCTCACCTCGACCAGTCGTTCGGGTGGCACGGTCGGAGGCGGCGCCGTGTCGACCGACTCGGTGGTCGACGGAGCCGCCGACGTGACGACCGAGTCCGACGATGATCCGTCGTCGCCGAACGGCGACAGAATCAGCAGGCCGGCCACGGCCGCACCGAGCACCAGCACGATCGACAGCGGGATCAGCCAACGCCGGCGTCGTCGTCGTTTCGCCGCTCGGTGCTCACGATCTCGCTGCCGCTGTTCCTCCCACGGATCGGGGCGGGGGAACATCGTGGCCGGTCGGCCGGACGGGGGTGGGAGTTGCGGCATGTGCGTCGAGTTGCGTCTCCGGGCGGCGTCCCTCCCCACCGCGCGGCCAGTGTGTGCAGGAGCAGATCCTGCCAGATCAGCGTCGCCGCCGGGTGGCGATTCGCCCACCGTCTGCCATCGACCTCGCGATTTCGACCGGGATGGAGATCACCGGGTCGGGTCAGCCCATCTGTTTCGACCAGTCGTCGGGCTTCATCCCGAGCTGCACCAGCCGCTCGCGAGCGAACACCGGGACCTCCAGTGGTCCGCCGGCGGTGAGGTTCGCCACGGTCTCGGAGTCTTCGGCCCACACGTGGCAGCTGTTGAGGTTGGTGCGCCACATCGCCTCGCGTTGCTCCGGCGTGACCGACGCAGGCCGAGCCGAATCGGTTGCGTCGCCCGCCGTCGCTGCCTGCTCGCGGTTGCGGATCGCGGCGCGCATCGACCACATGCACTGGATGGCGATCGGTGCCATCGACTGCAGCAGCATCGTGGTGTGGGTACAGCCGCGAGGGCCACCGAACAGTTCGCGGACCTTGTGGGTGAAGCCACGGGCGATCGAGAGACCGACGAGCTTGTCGTAGTGGCCGATGATCGAGGGGCACACGTCGTTGGGGTGGGTGCCGAACGCAACGCCGGCCGACACGATCTCCATCGTCGGATACCGGACCTCGATGTCGACCTGCATGTGGTGCACGGTGATCGGATCGGGATCGGTCGGGAAGTAGAGCCCCGGCGGCTTCTGGTCGCGCACGGCGCCGCGGATCAGGACGAGGTCGTCGGCCTTGCGGAACGCGCGCACGCGGTACTCGCGATCGTGCAGCACCTCGAGCGGCTGGCCGGACTCGTCGACGAGATCGTCGGGCAGGATCGAGTCGTGATCGAACAGATCGTGCGAGTCGGTGACGTGATCGCTCATGGCGCGTCACGGTAGCTCTGGGCACTCGCTCGACAGAAGGCGGCGCGACGAGCACCGAGCCGCGACCACCGACCGGGCCGTTGGGCTGGCCGCTGTTCGATGCGGTGGCGTCAGTGCGAGATGACGCGTGGCAGCTTGGCCGCCTGTTCGACCCAACCCTTCACCTGCGCTGCCGACGGCACTTGCCGGACGAGACGCTTGGCCGCGTTGACGTCGGCCATCGCGGCGGCGAGGTTCTCGGCGTTGCGACGGGCAAGTTCGACGACCGTGTCGACGCCGGCCGCTTCGAGCAGATCGCTGTACTGCGTGCCGACGCCGCTGATCCGCATCAGGTCGGCCCGATTGACCCATTCGAGCACCTGCTTCGTGCTCACGTCGGCGTGCTTCGCGAGGTCTTTGCGACCCGATGCGTCGGCCGCGATCTTGAGCAACTTGCCCGTGGTCGAGACGCCCGCGCTCGCCAGCTTCTTGGCGTACGCCGGTCCGATGCCTTCGATGTCGATGATCTTTGCCATGACGAGACCGTAGTCACATCGGAGACGCTGCGAGATCGGTGCGGTCAGATCGCTGCCGGTCGCGCCTCGTCGAACAAGGGGGTGATGCCTTCGGCCTCGATGTCGGCGCGCATCTCGTCGCCGGTCGGAGCGGTGAGCGATCCGTTCGCGGCGTCGATGATCATCGGAAGCAGACGGGCGTCGCTGGTGGTGTTGAGGAACATCTGCTCGTTCGACAGCACGTAGCGAACGGCGCGGGCGATCGGCTCGGGATCGGTGAGCGGCTCGTACCAACTGAACCGGTTGGTGTCACCGTCGGCCCAACGACCGCGAGCGATCGACTTGATCGTCTGGACGGCGACGTCACGTTCGGCGCACAGGTCGAGGAGCGCTTCGACGTCGGCGCGGTACGCCGGGTTGTCGAGCAGCACGAAGTTGACCGGGAACAGCACCGAGGCGAAGTCGAACCGTTCGAGGCTGCGCAGATGCATGCCGGGCACGGGCAGCCCGTGACCGGTCACGCCGATGTTCGACACCAGTCCCTCGTCTCGGGCCGACGCCAATGCCTCGACGGCACCGCCGGGAGCGAATGCCTGCTCCCACTCCGCTTCGTCGACGAGGTTGTGGAGTTGGACGAGGTCGACGTGGTCGACGCCCATGCGATCGAGTGAACGTTCGAGTTCGGCACGGGCTCGCCCGCTCGCTCGCTCGCCGGTCTTCGTCGCGAGGAACACCTTGTCTCGATGCATCGACAGGAACGGCTGCAGGCGCTCTTCGGACGAGCCGTACGACGCGGCGGTGTCGATGTGGTTGATCCCCCACTCGAGGATCTGCACGAGTGTCGCGTCGGCACGCTCCTGGCTCATGCCACCGAGCGCGGCAGCGCCGAAGATCACGCGCGTCGACTGATGGCCGGTGGAACCGAACGGGGCAACGGGAAGCATGGTCTCGACCGTAGTGCGGTCGTGCGGCCCGTTTCGACGGCCCCGGCCGCTCCCGGCGCAGCTGTCGGCGATTTCGTTCGTCTCGGTGCAACACTGGTGGGGTGACAGCGAGTTCGGCCACACCAGACCTGCAACGCGAGCGCGACCAGTTCCAGACCGACGGGGCGACCGTGATCAGAGGCGTGCTCGACGAGCGCTGGATCGACCTGATCGCCGACGGCGTCGAGCACAACCGCAACCACCCGTCCGACTGGTCGCACTGGTACACCAAGCCCGACGAAGCGGTCGGCTTCTGGACCGACTACGTGACGTGGCCGGAGGTGGAGCAGTACCGCCGGGCCGCGTTCGAGAGCCCGCTGGCCGGTGTCGCCAAGGAGCTCATGGGTTCCGACACGGTGCGGTTCTTCCACGAGCACGTGCTCGTCAAGGAGCCCGGAGCGACCGAGCGCACCCCGTGGCACCACGACCAGCCGTACTACTGCGTCGACGGCGACCAGAACGTGAGCTTGTGGGTGGCGCTCGATCCGGTGCCGGCGATGAGTGGCATGCGGTTCCTCGCCGGCTCACATCGGTGGGATCGTTGGTTCGTCCCACGCAAGTTCATCGACCACACCAGCTACGCCGATCCGTCGAGCGCCGCGGCCGACGACCAGGCTCCCTCGTTCGAACTGGTGCCCGACATCGACGCGATGCTCGCTGCGGAGCCCGACCGGCACCGGGTCATCTCGTTCGACGTCGAGCCCGGAGACGTCATCGCGTTCCACTATCGGACGCTGCACGACGCACCGGGCAACTCGCTGCAACATCCACGACGGGCCGTGAGTTTCCGCTGGGTCGGCGACGATGCCACGTTCGCCGAACGCCCCTGGGAGGTCTCGCCGCCGTACGAGGCCGACGGTCTCTCGGTCGGAGGCAGCCTCGCCGACGACCCCCGTTTCCCACTCGTCGCCACGGGCTGACACGCCGCGCTCCGAGTCGCCACGCCGTCAGGCCTCGAGGATCCGGACCGCGTCGATCACCGGTGCGAACTCGTCGAGGTCGCGGACCACGAAGTAGCTCACACCCCACCGCTCGCGGCATCGAAGCACCTTCGCCGCGATCTCGTCGACCGTGCCGATGAGCACGTACGGGATCTCGGCGAGCGCCTCGGGTGACGCCGACCGGTCGAGGCGCTCGCCGAGTCGTTCGATCGAGTGGTCGCGTTCGTCGGTGATGTCGACCACCTGCACCAGCGCGTTCAACTCGACGGCGTCGAACCGCTCCCCTGCCCCGGCGCGAACCTGCTCGATCTGTTCGTCGAGGTGTTCGGTGCTCCATGCGACCTCGTGCTGGTGTCCGTCGTCCTTCGTTCGGCCGAGGCCCTGCAGCCCGATGATGTCGGCGTGTGCTCCGGCGTGGGCCAGCGCCGCGACGCCGTTCGCGCCGACCAGGATCGGCAGTCGCTGCTGACGCGACGCATCGATCCGTGCCCCGTCGAGACGATGATGGACGCCGTCGATCGTCACGGTCTCGCCGTCGAGCAGTCGCCGAATGATCTCGACGCGCTCGGCGAGGGCCGACTTGCGCGCTGCGGGCGGCGCCATGGGCAGGCCCACCTCGGCGTACTCGTGTGGGGTGTGCCCGGCTCCGAGGCCGAGTTCGAAGCGGCCGGCAGACAGGTGGTCGATCGTGCCGGCCTCCCAGGCCAACTGCACCGGATTGCGCATGTCGGAGTTGAGCACGAAGGTACCGAGTCGAATCGTGCTGGTCGCTGCGGCGATGGCAGCGAGCGTCGGCATGGGCGCCAGACCCGGGCCGACATGGTCGGGGACGAGCACGACGTCGAACCCGATCGCCTCCGCCCGTTGCGCCGCGGTGATCGGATCGGCGGCCTCGGACGTGCGGAGCTGGTGACCGAATCGGATGGTGCGTGCCATTGCCGCACGATACGACGGTGCCGCCGCCGACCCGGGCAGCGTTCGCCGGCCGGTGCTGCCGCGACAGTCCGGCCTGCTCGCGGTACGTTGGCCGGGCGATGACAGGTCTCGACGTTCACGGGCTCCAGAAGCGCTACGGCTCGGTGGCGGCGCTGACCAACTGCAACCTGCGCGTCGAGCCCGGCCAACTCGTCGGCTTCCTCGGGCCCAACGGTGCGGGCAAGTCGACGACGATGCGCGCGGTGATGGGCCTGATCACGACCGACGGCGGCTCCGTCACCTGGAACGGGCAGGAGATCACCCCCGACGTTCGGCGCCGCTTCGGATACATGCCGCAGGAACGCGGCCTCTACAAGCGGATGCGCGTGCACGAGCAGGTCGCCTACTTCGGCCGCCTCGCCGGTCTCGACAAGTCGACCGCCAACTCGCGGGCCTCGGCGCTCCTCGACCGGGTCGGCCTGGCCGAGCGTGCCGACGACGAGGTCCAGGAACTGTCGGTCGGCAACCAGCAGCGGGTGCAGCTCAGCGTGGCCCTCGTCCACGAGCCGGAGTTCTTGGTCCTCGACGAGCCCTTCGCCGGCCTCGACCCACTCGCCATCGACGTGCTTCGCGAGATGATCACCGAGCAGACCCGCAACGGCATCGGTGTGCTGTTCTCGAGCCATCAGCTCGAACTGGTGCAGGAGCTGTGTCGGGAGGTGGTGATCGTCGACGAAGGCCACACGATCGGCAGCGGCGTGGTCGACGACATCCGAGCGCGCTCCGAGCGGCGGATGCTCCAGGTCAAGTGGGCCGACGACGTCTCCCCGGCAGCGCAGGAGCAGTGGACCCCCGACGGCATGCTGGAGCGGGTCGTCGACCCGTCCGGACGGACCACCTTCCGGGTCCCGGCCACGTCCGACCCGTCGGCATTGATGGCTGCCGCCTCGACCGTCGGCACCGTGGTCACCTTCCGGTTCGAGCCGCCCTCGCTCGACGAGGTGTTCTCCGAGCTCGTCGCCTACGGCCGCCGCGACCGCGAGCAGGTCGACCGCCAGCAGGTCGACCGCCAGCAGCCCGACCGTGGGGCGGACGACCGGGAGCAGGCGTCGTCATGATGCTCGAAGTCGCCAAGCGCGAGATCGCGACCCGCGGCAGATCGAAGGCGTACCGCGTCTCGACCGGCATCCTCGTCGTGATCACCATCGCGTTCGTGATCGGCGCCGCCATCTTCGGCTCGCGCGACGACTCCCCCGGCACCGTCGAGGTCACGATCGGCATCACGTCGAGCGTCGAGCGCCTCGACGACACCCTCGAGGCCCTGGCTCCGCCCAGGGTCGAGACCGAGACCCTGCTCGTCGCCGACGACGAGGTCGAGCAACTCCTGCTCGACGGCGACGTCGACGTCGTCATCCGCGACGGCACCACGCTGGTCTGGAACGACGAACCCGACCAGTTCGTGCAGTCGATCGTCGTCGAGGCGCTCACCGACATCGCCGTCGTCGACCGTGCTGGTGATCTCGGCCTCGACGACGCGACGCTCGACGAACTGCTCGCGCCGATACCGCTCGAGAGCGAGTTCATCGATCCACCGACCGACGGCGACAACGCCAAGACCGTCGTCGCCACGATCGGCATCTTCATCATGTTCTTCTCGATCCAGATGTACGGGTCGCAGATCGCCCTCGTCGTCGTCGAGGAGAAGGCGCACCGCATCGTCGAGATCCTGCTGGCACTCGTGCGGCCGCGCGATCTGCTCGCCGGGAAAGTGATCGGCGTCGGGGTGCTCGCCGCCGTGCAGGTGGTGATCCCGATCATCGGGCTGTTCCTCGCGCTCGCGCTGTCGGGATCGGTCGGTATTCCGGCCTCGGCGTACGCGTCGCTGCCGCTGTTGTTCGTCACCTTCCTCCTCGGCTTCACGATGTACGGCACGCTCTTCGCCGTGGTGGGCTCGCTCGTGTCACGGCAGGAAGACGCGCAGCAGGCACTGTTCCCCGTGTTCGTCCCCATCATCACCGGCTACGTCCTCGCGCTGCAGGCGGTCGCCGCTCCCGACTCGGTGGTGGCGAAGGTCGCGTCGATCGTGCCGTTCACCTCGCCCTTCGCGTTGCCCGTCACCACGGCCGAGGGCACGGCGAGCATCGGCGTCGTGGCCATCGCGCTCGTGCTGCTCGCAGCCACCACCGTGTTCCTGCTCGGTCTCGCCGGGCGGATCTACGAGTTCACGCTCCTGCGCAGCGGCAGCCGGATCACCCTCGGCGAAGCCCTCCGCCTCTCCCGCCGCTGATCGTCGACCCGGACGCTTTGTCTCAGAGACAAACCGTCCGGGCGTCGCTCATCCGTCGGTCGTGTAGCCGACGACGTCGATCGCCAGGTCGGTCTCCGCCGAGGTGAACACGCAGATCCAGCCGTCCGGATCGCTCAGCGCTACGAAGACTGCGTTCGACGTGACCGACCCGGCCGCGTAGTTCACGCTCGCTGTGTTGGGACGATCACCGCACGGGTAGACCGTGATGAACCCCGCGGTCAGCGGCTTGATCGCTGCCACGTTGAGCATCACGCCCTTCGCTTCGCTCGGAACACCGGACCGACCAGCGACGGCGAGGAAGTTGAAGCTCTGCTCTGCGCCGAGGCGCCGCCCGAACTGATCTCGTCCATCGATCGTCTCTTCCCCGACCCGGGTCTCGACGAAGCGCTCCGGGTTGATCGACACCAACGACCCGACGGCCGGAACGAAGGCCGACACGTCGACGATCAGGTCGGTCGGACCGCTGGTGAACAGACAGACTTTCCCGTCGATACCGATGCGAGCGAACGCCAGGTTGTTCGTGGAGCCGCCGGCGGCCACGTTGAGGTTCGCTGCGGTGGGCTGCGGCTGACCACACGGGAACGCCGTGACGAACAACTGCGAGTCCGGCCGCACCGCCGTGATGTTGATCATCACCGCACTCGCTTCGGCGTCGACGCTGCCTCGCCCCGCTACCGGCAACTCGATCACACCGCTACCGAGGCGACCTTCACCTTCCTCGTCCCCGTCGACCGTCCCGTTCGCTTGACCCGGGCGCGTCTCGAGCAACCGTTCGGGAACGATCGATGTGATCGACGCCGTCCCGGGGACGTATCCCGTGACGTCGATGATCATTTCGGTCGTGGTCGAGGCGAAGAGGCAGGTGGTTCCGGCGTCGGACAGCGCCACGTATGCCCCGGCCGATGCCGGCGCTCCGGCGGAGAAGTTGAGGTTCGACGTCGTCGGACGCTCCGAGCCACACGGGTACGCAGTGATGTAGCCACCGGTGGTCGCTCCAGCGGCGGCGATGTTGAGCATCGCCGCGGTGGCGTCGTCGGGAACGCCGGCGCGGCCAGCGACCACGAGTTCGAGATCTCGACCACCGTCGATCGGTCCGCCGCCGAGAAAGTCGCCGTCGACGGTCTGGGCCGATGACGCCCGTCGGGTGTCGGCGATGCGAGACGGACTCAGCGGCAACGTGGCAGGCTGCACGCCCACCAGTTCGATCGCTGCGGCCGGTACGAAGCCGACGAGCACTCGTGCCACCGCGAGGAACCTCCCGTCTCCGGCGGGAGTCACCTCGCCCGGCTCCGACCCTCCTCCGTCGGCGGGCAACACCAGTTCGGACACGACGTTGCCGCTGAGATCGAGCTGGCGCACTTTTCCCGATCCGGGGCCGACGAAGATGCCATTGCCGATTCCCTCGAGACGGTCGACGCTGCCCTCGAATCGAACCGCCGCCGGAGTGTCGACCGAGCCGTCGGCATCGAGCACCATCGTCTTGGTTCCCTGCGTGCCGCGCGCGATGGCGAGCCACTTGCCCGACATCGCGTCCGCGGCCACCGCGACGTAGGCAGGAAAGTTCCCGACGTCGGGAAGCGCCACGTCGATGCTCTCGTCGGCTTTCACGGTCAGGCCGGGACCGACGAGCGTGAATCGTCCGCCGTCGCTGTCGAGTCGTCCGATCATGAAATCACCGGTGGTCGGATGCGGAGCGATCGACGTGAAGCTGTCGTTTCCGTTCGCGAACCGGCCTGGCAGGTCGATACGCGGACCGACGGCGAGCGTCGGCGACACTCGAGCGACCGTGGTCTTGTGCTGGCCCGACAGGTCCTCACACGGGTCGAGGGTGGCGAAGAACATGCCCACGGCGTACGCGAGTACGTAGTCACCGGTGGCTGCGTCGACGGTGACGTCGTGATGGTTCGCCGTACATCGGAAGTCGCTCGATGACACCGCAGAGATCGGGGTGATACCGCCGATGAGCGTCCCGGTCGGACCGACCCGCTGGGCGACGACCCGGGGCGTGCTTCCTGCGATTCCGGGCCGCGGCGCAGACATGACGAAACTGACGAGATACTCGTCGGCCGACGGGTTGTACTCGACGTCGAGTCGCGTGTCGACCGGACTGCCGACCGATCCACTACCGGATCCCGGACTGACGTGCAGCGCGAACGGCGCGACAACGATCGTCCCATCGCCGCTCACGATGCTCACCACGATCGAGCGCACGCCGCTCGCCGAATGCGTCGCGACCAGGTACTCGTCTCGAGTCGGGTGGTGCGCGGCGGCGGTGTCGGCGATGCCAACCGTTCCCGGGAACGGATCAAACGTCACGCCCGACGACGCCGGCGACGGCACCAGCGATGCGTCGGCTTGACGCGCGACCCCGACCGGGACGATGAACGCGATGGTGACCGCAGCCGACATCACGGCGCGGCGGGCGTACGACCAGTGCTTCATACACGACACCCGACCACATCGCCGCTAACAAACCGACAACAAACCACTCGCGGCGATCGACGCCAGGCCCAGAGCCATCCCCGGACGCTTTGTCTCAGAGACAAACCGTCCGGGGTGCATCGCTAGCCTGGGCCGCACCATGGCGCACGAATTCATCTACCAGGCCTACAAGCTCAAGCGGGTCTACCCGCCCGACAAGACGGTGCTCGAGAACATCTCGCTCTCGTTCTACCCGGGCGCCAAGATCGGCGTGCTCGGCTCGAACGGCGCCGGCAAGTCGTCGCTGCTCAAGATCATGGCCGGCCTCGACGACGGCTTCCAGGGCGAGGCCCGCCTCACCGCAGGGTTCAGTGTCGGCTACCTGGCGCAGGAACCGCAGCTCGACCCCGAGAAAGACGTCAAGGGCAACGTCATGGACGGCGTGG contains:
- a CDS encoding ABC transporter permease translates to MMLEVAKREIATRGRSKAYRVSTGILVVITIAFVIGAAIFGSRDDSPGTVEVTIGITSSVERLDDTLEALAPPRVETETLLVADDEVEQLLLDGDVDVVIRDGTTLVWNDEPDQFVQSIVVEALTDIAVVDRAGDLGLDDATLDELLAPIPLESEFIDPPTDGDNAKTVVATIGIFIMFFSIQMYGSQIALVVVEEKAHRIVEILLALVRPRDLLAGKVIGVGVLAAVQVVIPIIGLFLALALSGSVGIPASAYASLPLLFVTFLLGFTMYGTLFAVVGSLVSRQEDAQQALFPVFVPIITGYVLALQAVAAPDSVVAKVASIVPFTSPFALPVTTAEGTASIGVVAIALVLLAATTVFLLGLAGRIYEFTLLRSGSRITLGEALRLSRR
- a CDS encoding phytanoyl-CoA dioxygenase family protein; this encodes MTASSATPDLQRERDQFQTDGATVIRGVLDERWIDLIADGVEHNRNHPSDWSHWYTKPDEAVGFWTDYVTWPEVEQYRRAAFESPLAGVAKELMGSDTVRFFHEHVLVKEPGATERTPWHHDQPYYCVDGDQNVSLWVALDPVPAMSGMRFLAGSHRWDRWFVPRKFIDHTSYADPSSAAADDQAPSFELVPDIDAMLAAEPDRHRVISFDVEPGDVIAFHYRTLHDAPGNSLQHPRRAVSFRWVGDDATFAERPWEVSPPYEADGLSVGGSLADDPRFPLVATG
- a CDS encoding TIGR03621 family F420-dependent LLM class oxidoreductase gives rise to the protein MARTIRFGHQLRTSEAADPITAAQRAEAIGFDVVLVPDHVGPGLAPMPTLAAIAAATSTIRLGTFVLNSDMRNPVQLAWEAGTIDHLSAGRFELGLGAGHTPHEYAEVGLPMAPPAARKSALAERVEIIRRLLDGETVTIDGVHHRLDGARIDASRQQRLPILVGANGVAALAHAGAHADIIGLQGLGRTKDDGHQHEVAWSTEHLDEQIEQVRAGAGERFDAVELNALVQVVDITDERDHSIERLGERLDRSASPEALAEIPYVLIGTVDEIAAKVLRCRERWGVSYFVVRDLDEFAPVIDAVRILEA
- a CDS encoding ABC transporter ATP-binding protein, encoding MTGLDVHGLQKRYGSVAALTNCNLRVEPGQLVGFLGPNGAGKSTTMRAVMGLITTDGGSVTWNGQEITPDVRRRFGYMPQERGLYKRMRVHEQVAYFGRLAGLDKSTANSRASALLDRVGLAERADDEVQELSVGNQQRVQLSVALVHEPEFLVLDEPFAGLDPLAIDVLREMITEQTRNGIGVLFSSHQLELVQELCREVVIVDEGHTIGSGVVDDIRARSERRMLQVKWADDVSPAAQEQWTPDGMLERVVDPSGRTTFRVPATSDPSALMAAASTVGTVVTFRFEPPSLDEVFSELVAYGRRDREQVDRQQVDRQQPDRGADDREQASS
- a CDS encoding DUF2889 domain-containing protein — encoded protein: MSDHVTDSHDLFDHDSILPDDLVDESGQPLEVLHDREYRVRAFRKADDLVLIRGAVRDQKPPGLYFPTDPDPITVHHMQVDIEVRYPTMEIVSAGVAFGTHPNDVCPSIIGHYDKLVGLSIARGFTHKVRELFGGPRGCTHTTMLLQSMAPIAIQCMWSMRAAIRNREQAATAGDATDSARPASVTPEQREAMWRTNLNSCHVWAEDSETVANLTAGGPLEVPVFARERLVQLGMKPDDWSKQMG
- a CDS encoding aldo/keto reductase, which produces MLPVAPFGSTGHQSTRVIFGAAALGGMSQERADATLVQILEWGINHIDTAASYGSSEERLQPFLSMHRDKVFLATKTGERASGRARAELERSLDRMGVDHVDLVQLHNLVDEAEWEQAFAPGGAVEALASARDEGLVSNIGVTGHGLPVPGMHLRSLERFDFASVLFPVNFVLLDNPAYRADVEALLDLCAERDVAVQTIKSIARGRWADGDTNRFSWYEPLTDPEPIARAVRYVLSNEQMFLNTTSDARLLPMIIDAANGSLTAPTGDEMRADIEAEGITPLFDEARPAAI
- a CDS encoding DUF4332 domain-containing protein, with the protein product MAKIIDIEGIGPAYAKKLASAGVSTTGKLLKIAADASGRKDLAKHADVSTKQVLEWVNRADLMRISGVGTQYSDLLEAAGVDTVVELARRNAENLAAAMADVNAAKRLVRQVPSAAQVKGWVEQAAKLPRVISH